One Pirellulales bacterium DNA segment encodes these proteins:
- a CDS encoding biopolymer transporter ExbD, which yields MARRKSPEGVELNLAAMLDMAFQILTFFILTFKPAPVEGQIQLRMPPPQPLATEAAKQVAGENPNDKNPVAGFNTLPIHLTATENGMLGQITVVQQNVTVDPSLAMLDAELKSKLGSPTSPFDQVIIGVDPKLKYEELMRVLGVCTHQSVGGDPKNKLSKLSLVEEGNP from the coding sequence ATGGCAAGACGCAAATCGCCCGAAGGAGTCGAACTCAATCTGGCCGCCATGCTCGATATGGCGTTTCAGATCCTGACGTTCTTCATCTTGACGTTCAAGCCGGCGCCGGTTGAAGGGCAAATCCAGCTCCGCATGCCGCCGCCCCAGCCGCTGGCCACCGAAGCCGCCAAACAGGTGGCGGGCGAGAACCCGAACGACAAGAATCCCGTGGCCGGATTCAACACGCTCCCGATCCACTTGACCGCCACCGAGAATGGAATGCTGGGGCAGATCACTGTCGTGCAGCAGAATGTGACGGTCGATCCTAGTCTGGCCATGCTCGATGCCGAACTGAAGAGCAAACTCGGGAGTCCGACTAGCCCGTTCGATCAAGTGATCATCGGAGTCGACCCCAAGCTGAAGTACGAGGAGCTGATGCGAGTCCTGGGGGTCTGCACGCATCAATCGGTCGGCGGCGATCCGAAAAACAAACTCTCGAAGCTGAGCCTCGTCGAGGAAGGAAATCCCTAG
- a CDS encoding biopolymer transporter ExbD, whose translation MTASLSNKARAEPNLTPILDMVFQLITFFMLVINFKANLMDKAMDLPIVGSARPIDKDDKRSFFMLNLNNKGQFTVYGHPYADESIPGYISTQAEIYKLAERRAHSDFDPEKDELPTTVIIRADRSTPFSKVNRVIKACQDNGFRSFAFRAMNKAKGT comes from the coding sequence ATGACCGCATCGCTATCGAATAAGGCCAGGGCCGAACCGAATCTGACGCCGATCCTGGACATGGTCTTCCAGTTGATCACGTTTTTCATGCTCGTGATCAACTTCAAGGCCAATCTGATGGATAAGGCGATGGATTTGCCGATCGTCGGCTCGGCCCGGCCGATCGACAAAGACGACAAGCGGTCGTTCTTCATGTTGAACCTGAACAACAAGGGACAATTCACGGTCTACGGTCATCCTTATGCCGACGAGAGCATTCCCGGTTATATCTCGACCCAGGCCGAAATATACAAACTCGCCGAGCGGCGGGCGCACTCCGATTTCGATCCCGAAAAGGATGAGTTGCCGACGACGGTCATCATCCGGGCCGACCGATCCACGCCGTTTAGCAAGGTGAATCGGGTGATCAAAGCCTGCCAGGATAATGGCTTTCGCAGTTTCGCTTTTCGCGCGATGAACAAGGCCAAGGGAACTTGA